A single window of Salvia splendens isolate huo1 chromosome 6, SspV2, whole genome shotgun sequence DNA harbors:
- the LOC121806418 gene encoding jasmonoyl--L-amino acid synthetase JAR6-like isoform X1, translated as MNESTFLIEFVKMLEKMEERFDAEAVINEFESLSRDAGTVQRETLRKILDENGGTEYLQRWGLNGRTDPDSFKNCVPIVSHCDLEPYIQRIEDGNSPCCLTGKPITTISLSSGTTQGKPKFVPFNDELMESTMQIYKTSFAYRNREYRIGNGKALQFIYSSKQFKTKGGLAAGTATTNVYRNAQFKKTMRAMQTPCCSPDEVIFGPDFHQSLYCHLLCGLIFRDDVQVVSSTFAHSIVHAFRTLEQVWEELVTDIREGTLSSRITVPLIRTAMSKLLVPNPELADTIYRKISGLSNWYGLIQELFPNTKYIYGIMTGSMEPYLKKMRHYAGELPLLSADYGASEGWIGANVNPKLTPEMATFAVLPNIGYFEFIPLREDLNHQGQEAKPLGLTDVKIGEEYEILITNFAGLYRYRLGDVVNVKGFHNSTPELQFICRRNLLLTINIDKNTEKDLQLAVEAAAELLAGEKLEVLDFTSRVDLSTDPGHYAVFWEISGDPQDELLQECCNCLDRSFVDAGYMSSRKVSAIGALELRIVRKGTFHKILDHYVGLGAAVSQFKTPRCVGPTNDTVLQILSVNAVRSYFSTAF; from the exons ATGAATGAATCAA CTTTCTTAATTGAATTTGTGAAGATGCTGGAGAAAATGGAGGAGAGATTTGATGCAGAAGCAGTGATAAATGAGTTTGAGTCGTTGTCGAGGGATGCAGGGACAGTTCAGAGAGAGACTCTGCGGAAAATCTTGGATGAAAATGGTGGAACAGAGTATTTGCAGAGATGGGGCCTCAATGGCAGAACTGATCCTGATAGCTTCAAGAACTGTGTTCCCATTGTCTCCCACTGTGACTTGGAGCCTTACATTCAGCGGATTGAAGACGGCAACAGCCCCTGCTGCCTCACTGGGAAGCCGATAACCACCATCTCCTTGAG TTCTGGTACCACTCAAGGGAAGCCTAAGTTTGTGCCTTTCAACGATGAATTGATGGAGAGCACGATGCAGATTTACAAAACGTCGTTTGCATATAGAAATAG GGAGTATCGGATTGGGAATGGGAAGGCATTGCAGTTCATCTATAGCAGCAAGCAGTTCAAGACGAAAGGCGGGCTAGCTGCTGGAACAGCCACAACCAACGTCTACCGCAATGCACAGTTCAAGAAAACAATGAGAGCAATGCAGACCCCGTGCTGCAGCCCTGATGAAGTGATCTTTGGACCAGATTTCCATCAGTCGTTGTACTGTCATCTCCTATGCGGACTGATTTTCAGAGACGATGTTCAGGTCGTCTCATCTACGTTCGCGCATAGCATAGTCCACGCCTTCCGGACCTTGGAACAAGTCTGGGAAGAACTTGTCACTGATATCCGTGAAGGGACCTTGAGCAGCCGCATTACAGTCCCATTGATCCGTACAGCTATGTCAAAGCTACTCGTGCCGAATCCTGAACTAGCGGATACCATTTATAGAAAGATCTCGGGGCTAAGCAACTGGTACGGCCTAATCCAAGAACTATTTCCGAACACCAAGTACATATACGGGATCATGACCGGGTCTATGGAGCCATATCTGAAAAAAATGAGGCATTATGCTGGCGAGCTACCTTTGTTAAGTGCAGATTACGGAGCTTCAGAGGGATGGATCGGAGCGAACGTCAACCCCAAGCTCACTCCAGAGATGGCCACGTTCGCTGTGCTTCCTAATATTGGCTACTTCGAATTCATCCCTTTGAGAGAGGATCTAAACCACCAAGGGCAAGAGGCGAAACCTCTAGGGCTCACCGATGTCAAGATAGGCGAGGAGTACGAGATCTTAATCACCAATTTTGCAG GATTGTACCGTTACAGGTTAGGCGATGTGGTGAATGTTAAAGGTTTCCATAACTCGACTCCGGAGCTCCAGTTCATCTGCAGGAGGAATCTCCTCCTCACCATCAACATCGACAAAAACACCGAGAAGGATCTGCAGCTCGCGGTGGAAGCAGCGGCCGAGCTGCTGGCGGGGGAGAAGCTCGAGGTCTTGGACTTCACCAGCCGAGTGGATCTCTCGACGGATCCCGGGCACTACGCCGTCTTCTGGGAGATCAGCGGGGACCCCCAGGACGAGCTCCTCCAGGAATGCTGCAACTGCCTCGACAGATCCTTCGTGGACGCGGGATACATGAGCTCGCGCAAGGTCAGCGCCATCGGGGCGCTGGAGCTCCGGATCGTGAGGAAGGGGACCTTCCACAAGATACTGGACCACTACGTGGGGCTCGGGGCCGCCGTCAGCCAGTTCAAGACGCCGCGCTGCGTGGGCCCCACGAACGACACCGTGCTGCAGATCCTGTCTGTGAACGCCGTCAGGAGCTACTTCAGCACTGCGTTTTAG
- the LOC121806418 gene encoding jasmonoyl--L-amino acid synthetase JAR6-like isoform X2 has protein sequence MLEKMEERFDAEAVINEFESLSRDAGTVQRETLRKILDENGGTEYLQRWGLNGRTDPDSFKNCVPIVSHCDLEPYIQRIEDGNSPCCLTGKPITTISLSSGTTQGKPKFVPFNDELMESTMQIYKTSFAYRNREYRIGNGKALQFIYSSKQFKTKGGLAAGTATTNVYRNAQFKKTMRAMQTPCCSPDEVIFGPDFHQSLYCHLLCGLIFRDDVQVVSSTFAHSIVHAFRTLEQVWEELVTDIREGTLSSRITVPLIRTAMSKLLVPNPELADTIYRKISGLSNWYGLIQELFPNTKYIYGIMTGSMEPYLKKMRHYAGELPLLSADYGASEGWIGANVNPKLTPEMATFAVLPNIGYFEFIPLREDLNHQGQEAKPLGLTDVKIGEEYEILITNFAGLYRYRLGDVVNVKGFHNSTPELQFICRRNLLLTINIDKNTEKDLQLAVEAAAELLAGEKLEVLDFTSRVDLSTDPGHYAVFWEISGDPQDELLQECCNCLDRSFVDAGYMSSRKVSAIGALELRIVRKGTFHKILDHYVGLGAAVSQFKTPRCVGPTNDTVLQILSVNAVRSYFSTAF, from the exons ATGCTGGAGAAAATGGAGGAGAGATTTGATGCAGAAGCAGTGATAAATGAGTTTGAGTCGTTGTCGAGGGATGCAGGGACAGTTCAGAGAGAGACTCTGCGGAAAATCTTGGATGAAAATGGTGGAACAGAGTATTTGCAGAGATGGGGCCTCAATGGCAGAACTGATCCTGATAGCTTCAAGAACTGTGTTCCCATTGTCTCCCACTGTGACTTGGAGCCTTACATTCAGCGGATTGAAGACGGCAACAGCCCCTGCTGCCTCACTGGGAAGCCGATAACCACCATCTCCTTGAG TTCTGGTACCACTCAAGGGAAGCCTAAGTTTGTGCCTTTCAACGATGAATTGATGGAGAGCACGATGCAGATTTACAAAACGTCGTTTGCATATAGAAATAG GGAGTATCGGATTGGGAATGGGAAGGCATTGCAGTTCATCTATAGCAGCAAGCAGTTCAAGACGAAAGGCGGGCTAGCTGCTGGAACAGCCACAACCAACGTCTACCGCAATGCACAGTTCAAGAAAACAATGAGAGCAATGCAGACCCCGTGCTGCAGCCCTGATGAAGTGATCTTTGGACCAGATTTCCATCAGTCGTTGTACTGTCATCTCCTATGCGGACTGATTTTCAGAGACGATGTTCAGGTCGTCTCATCTACGTTCGCGCATAGCATAGTCCACGCCTTCCGGACCTTGGAACAAGTCTGGGAAGAACTTGTCACTGATATCCGTGAAGGGACCTTGAGCAGCCGCATTACAGTCCCATTGATCCGTACAGCTATGTCAAAGCTACTCGTGCCGAATCCTGAACTAGCGGATACCATTTATAGAAAGATCTCGGGGCTAAGCAACTGGTACGGCCTAATCCAAGAACTATTTCCGAACACCAAGTACATATACGGGATCATGACCGGGTCTATGGAGCCATATCTGAAAAAAATGAGGCATTATGCTGGCGAGCTACCTTTGTTAAGTGCAGATTACGGAGCTTCAGAGGGATGGATCGGAGCGAACGTCAACCCCAAGCTCACTCCAGAGATGGCCACGTTCGCTGTGCTTCCTAATATTGGCTACTTCGAATTCATCCCTTTGAGAGAGGATCTAAACCACCAAGGGCAAGAGGCGAAACCTCTAGGGCTCACCGATGTCAAGATAGGCGAGGAGTACGAGATCTTAATCACCAATTTTGCAG GATTGTACCGTTACAGGTTAGGCGATGTGGTGAATGTTAAAGGTTTCCATAACTCGACTCCGGAGCTCCAGTTCATCTGCAGGAGGAATCTCCTCCTCACCATCAACATCGACAAAAACACCGAGAAGGATCTGCAGCTCGCGGTGGAAGCAGCGGCCGAGCTGCTGGCGGGGGAGAAGCTCGAGGTCTTGGACTTCACCAGCCGAGTGGATCTCTCGACGGATCCCGGGCACTACGCCGTCTTCTGGGAGATCAGCGGGGACCCCCAGGACGAGCTCCTCCAGGAATGCTGCAACTGCCTCGACAGATCCTTCGTGGACGCGGGATACATGAGCTCGCGCAAGGTCAGCGCCATCGGGGCGCTGGAGCTCCGGATCGTGAGGAAGGGGACCTTCCACAAGATACTGGACCACTACGTGGGGCTCGGGGCCGCCGTCAGCCAGTTCAAGACGCCGCGCTGCGTGGGCCCCACGAACGACACCGTGCTGCAGATCCTGTCTGTGAACGCCGTCAGGAGCTACTTCAGCACTGCGTTTTAG